Proteins from a genomic interval of Rhodospirillaceae bacterium:
- a CDS encoding cytochrome ubiquinol oxidase subunit I, translated as MIDMEVVNLSRIQFALTALYHFLFVPLTLGLSILLAIMESVYVMTGKEIWRQMTKFWGVLFGINVAMGVATGITMEFQFGTNWAYYSHYVGDIFGVPLAVEGLMAFFLESTFIGLFFFGWKRLSKRGHLVATWLMAIGANFSALWILIANGWMQNPVGAAFNMDTMRMELTSLSEVFFNPVAQAKFVHTVSAGYVTGAIFVLAISCWYLLKGRHTEFAKRSFTVAASFGLASALSVVVLGDESGYVATEHQKMKIAAIEAMWDTEAAPAGFTLFGWPDQATGKTHFEVKVPWILGLITTRSFDTELPGINQLVQHGEKRIASGLIAYRALQILKQDRGNQTALQDFEEHGQDMGYALLLQRFLSDITTATPDHIATAAKTLVPDVLVMFWSFRVMVGLGMFFIFLFTVAFYLSAKRHFQRRWFLRLAFCSLPLPWIASELGWIVAEYGRQPWIIEGILPTFLGASSVSSGQVWISLVGFAVFYTALAVVDLFLMFKYVRLGPDQTLAPPSALPVTPN; from the coding sequence ATGATTGATATGGAAGTAGTCAACCTTTCCAGGATTCAATTCGCTTTAACCGCGCTATATCATTTTCTGTTTGTACCGCTGACTTTGGGGCTGTCAATCTTACTTGCTATCATGGAAAGCGTGTATGTCATGACGGGCAAGGAAATTTGGCGGCAGATGACCAAATTCTGGGGCGTTTTATTTGGCATTAACGTGGCCATGGGTGTTGCCACCGGCATTACCATGGAATTTCAGTTTGGCACCAACTGGGCCTACTATTCCCACTATGTGGGGGATATTTTTGGCGTGCCGTTGGCGGTTGAAGGATTAATGGCTTTTTTCTTAGAATCTACCTTTATTGGCTTATTTTTCTTTGGTTGGAAACGTTTATCCAAACGGGGGCACCTAGTTGCGACTTGGCTGATGGCGATTGGCGCTAATTTTTCGGCGCTGTGGATTTTGATTGCCAATGGCTGGATGCAAAATCCGGTAGGTGCCGCCTTTAACATGGATACGATGCGGATGGAATTGACTTCGTTGTCCGAGGTGTTTTTTAATCCGGTTGCACAAGCTAAATTCGTCCATACCGTCAGCGCAGGTTATGTGACGGGGGCGATTTTTGTATTGGCGATCAGTTGCTGGTATTTGCTGAAGGGACGCCATACCGAATTTGCCAAACGTTCCTTTACCGTAGCCGCCAGTTTCGGCCTGGCATCCGCCCTATCGGTTGTGGTGCTCGGCGATGAAAGCGGCTATGTGGCAACCGAACATCAAAAGATGAAGATTGCGGCGATTGAGGCGATGTGGGATACGGAGGCGGCGCCTGCCGGATTCACCCTGTTCGGTTGGCCGGATCAAGCCACAGGTAAAACCCATTTTGAAGTGAAAGTGCCGTGGATACTGGGGTTGATTACGACCCGCTCTTTTGATACAGAACTGCCCGGGATTAACCAGTTGGTGCAGCATGGCGAAAAACGCATTGCCTCAGGCCTGATTGCTTACCGTGCGCTGCAAATTTTAAAGCAAGACCGCGGTAATCAAACGGCACTTCAGGATTTTGAAGAACATGGCCAAGATATGGGTTATGCCTTATTGCTGCAGCGCTTTTTAAGCGACATCACCACCGCCACCCCCGATCATATTGCGACAGCCGCCAAAACCCTGGTACCGGATGTGCTGGTGATGTTTTGGTCGTTTCGGGTGATGGTAGGACTGGGGATGTTTTTCATTTTCTTATTCACAGTGGCCTTTTACCTTTCAGCCAAACGGCATTTTCAGCGTCGTTGGTTTTTACGCCTGGCCTTCTGCAGCCTACCCTTGCCTTGGATTGCATCGGAACTTGGGTGGATAGTGGCGGAATATGGGCGCCAACCCTGGATTATTGAGGGGATCCTGCCAACTTTCCTGGGCGCGTCCTCGGTCAGCAGCGGCCAGGTGTGGATCAGTTTAGTTGGGTTTGCCGTGTTTTATACGGCCTTGGCGGTGGTTGATTTATTCCTGATGTTTAAATATGTGCGCCTGGGGCCGGATCAAACCCTGGCACCTCCATCCGCCTTGCCTGTCACCCCTAATTAA
- the cydB gene encoding cytochrome d ubiquinol oxidase subunit II: MMPILLDYETLRLIWWVLLGVLLIGFAVMDGFDLGVATLLPFIAKNDDERRVLLNTIGPVWEGNQVWFILGGGALFAAWPAVYAVAFSGLYLAMLAVLGALILRPVGFKYRSKLLSPTWRKWWDRVIFLGGFLPALLFGVATGNVLLGLPFRFDGDMRLSLEGGLFSLLTPLPLVAGLISVGMLVMHGAAFLQFKTTGIVRNRAAKAGQWAAILSALLFTATGLWMLSGYWGLDGYQITQAIDPQAASNPLAKTVGREMGAWLGNYQLHPWMMAAPIVGILGSLLAAMALWRRFVWLGFICSGLAIAGIIGTVGLSMFPFILPSSLDPASSLLVWDASSSHLTLWWMLIAVVVFLPIVLTYTAWVFRVLRGPVTI, from the coding sequence ATCATGCCGATTTTACTCGATTACGAAACCTTGCGCTTGATTTGGTGGGTGTTGCTGGGGGTTTTACTGATCGGCTTTGCCGTGATGGACGGCTTTGATTTGGGGGTAGCAACCTTATTGCCTTTTATCGCCAAAAATGATGATGAACGCCGCGTACTACTGAATACCATTGGCCCGGTGTGGGAAGGCAACCAAGTATGGTTTATCTTAGGCGGCGGCGCACTTTTTGCAGCCTGGCCTGCCGTTTATGCGGTGGCTTTCTCGGGGCTTTATTTGGCGATGCTGGCGGTATTGGGCGCGTTGATTTTACGCCCGGTTGGCTTCAAATACCGCTCCAAACTGCTGAGCCCCACTTGGCGGAAATGGTGGGACCGGGTGATTTTCCTGGGCGGGTTTTTACCTGCTTTGCTGTTTGGCGTTGCCACGGGCAATGTGCTACTGGGGCTGCCTTTCCGTTTTGACGGCGATATGCGCTTAAGTCTGGAGGGCGGGTTATTCTCTCTTTTAACCCCGCTTCCCCTGGTTGCAGGGTTGATTAGCGTTGGCATGCTGGTCATGCATGGGGCGGCCTTTTTACAATTTAAAACCACCGGAATTGTCCGCAATCGCGCCGCCAAGGCAGGCCAATGGGCAGCCATCCTCAGCGCCTTGCTGTTTACGGCAACGGGACTATGGATGCTGTCGGGATATTGGGGATTGGATGGGTATCAAATTACCCAGGCGATTGACCCACAGGCAGCCTCGAACCCTCTTGCCAAAACAGTGGGACGGGAAATGGGCGCTTGGCTGGGTAATTATCAATTACATCCTTGGATGATGGCTGCACCCATAGTGGGGATTTTAGGGTCACTGTTGGCAGCTATGGCCTTGTGGCGGCGCTTCGTGTGGCTGGGTTTTATCTGCAGTGGCTTAGCTATTGCGGGCATTATCGGCACCGTGGGGCTTAGTATGTTCCCCTTTATCCTGCCATCCTCACTTGACCCAGCCTCTAGCCTGTTGGTATGGGATGCCTCTTCCTCGCATTTGACCTTGTGGTGGATGCTGATTGCGGTGGTGGTGTTTTTACCAATCGTCCTGACCTATACCGCCTGGGTATTCCGCGTGCTGCGTGGGCCGGTGACGATTTAA
- the cydX gene encoding cytochrome bd-I oxidase subunit CydX gives MWYFSWILGLGLACSFSILNAMWLEMKAYRDIEEEQEKQKEGSSIFLQP, from the coding sequence ATGTGGTATTTTAGCTGGATTTTAGGACTGGGCCTGGCCTGCAGCTTTTCCATCCTGAACGCCATGTGGCTGGAAATGAAAGCCTATAGGGACATTGAGGAGGAACAAGAAAAGCAGAAAGAGGGTAGTTCTATTTTTCTGCAGCCCTAG
- the ftsY gene encoding signal recognition particle-docking protein FtsY yields the protein MKKEIGKRLGWFRRLGKGLRRTSTRLVDGISGVFTGKRPLDAASLQDIEETLIAADLGPQLAARLVQDLERYKFDKAVDATEVREFLANEVAKILEPVAQTLPLAEHHPNVILVIGVNGSGKTTTIGKLAAQFKEDGKKVLMAAGDTFRAAAIEQLTVWSQRAGVAIITPMAGSSDAAGLAFDALTKAKMQKDDVLLIDTAGRLHNKADLMAELQKIIRVLKKIDPQAPHQTILVLDATIGQNAVTQVETFKSIVPLTGLVVTKLDGTARGGVVVALAEKFRLPIYAIGVGETIDDLRPFEAKNFANSLMGLEEVED from the coding sequence ATGAAAAAAGAAATTGGCAAACGCCTGGGATGGTTCCGAAGGCTTGGCAAGGGGTTGCGCCGCACCTCCACGCGTTTGGTTGACGGCATTTCTGGTGTTTTCACGGGCAAACGTCCACTTGATGCGGCCTCCCTCCAAGATATTGAAGAAACATTGATTGCTGCCGATTTGGGGCCGCAATTGGCCGCTCGTCTGGTGCAGGATTTGGAGCGGTATAAATTCGATAAAGCGGTTGATGCCACTGAGGTTCGCGAGTTTCTAGCAAATGAGGTGGCCAAGATTTTAGAACCCGTGGCTCAAACCTTGCCTTTGGCCGAACATCACCCCAATGTGATCCTGGTGATCGGGGTGAATGGCAGCGGTAAAACCACGACCATCGGCAAATTGGCGGCGCAATTTAAGGAAGACGGGAAAAAGGTTTTAATGGCGGCGGGTGATACGTTCCGCGCCGCGGCGATTGAACAATTGACAGTGTGGAGCCAGCGCGCGGGTGTTGCGATCATCACGCCGATGGCTGGCAGCAGCGATGCTGCGGGGTTGGCGTTTGATGCCCTGACTAAAGCCAAAATGCAGAAAGATGATGTGTTGCTGATCGATACCGCCGGGCGCTTGCATAACAAAGCTGATTTGATGGCGGAGCTGCAGAAAATCATCCGTGTCTTGAAAAAAATTGATCCGCAAGCCCCCCACCAAACTATTTTAGTGCTGGATGCTACCATCGGTCAAAATGCGGTCACCCAGGTGGAAACTTTTAAATCCATTGTTCCCTTAACCGGATTGGTGGTGACCAAGCTGGATGGCACCGCCCGGGGTGGGGTGGTGGTGGCCTTGGCCGAAAAATTCCGCTTGCCCATTTATGCGATTGGCGTGGGTGAGACCATTGACGATTTGCGGCCGTTTGAGGCGAAGAATTTTGCCAATTCCCTGATGGGGCTTGAGGAAGTTGAGGACTGA
- the mtaB gene encoding tRNA (N(6)-L-threonylcarbamoyladenosine(37)-C(2))-methylthiotransferase MtaB, translated as MKSEDIVAEPKIVTFGCRLNSYESGVMRQHLSKLPADDVIVINSCAVTGEAERQVKQSIRKLRRENPAAKILVTGCAAQLHPGDYANMPEVNGVFGNREKLDPIRLAEFVGVKLQELPVTPTPVAVQNIMEVRETAHHLLSGVDQRTRAFLQIQQGCDHRCTFCIIPYARGNSRSTPADQIIHQIQHLMEAGVGEVVLTGVDITSYGPDLANPLTLGELTQQILRQVPELKRLRLSSIDPIEMDSALWEAVKSEPRLMPHLHLSLQAGDTMILKRMKRRHSAEQAVKLCDDLRGMRSDIALGADIIAGFPTEDEAMFQNSLRHVQECGISFLHVFPYSSRTGTPAAKMPQVPVEVRRERAGRLREMGDLQRQLFFQSQQGKIQQILVEKTESDYATGHSQHFAPVRLSMPAKIGSIVQATATGWQPTNLLADIQGHAA; from the coding sequence ATGAAAAGCGAGGATATTGTGGCCGAGCCGAAAATTGTTACCTTTGGCTGTCGTTTAAACAGTTATGAATCGGGTGTCATGCGCCAGCATTTAAGCAAGCTGCCCGCTGATGATGTCATTGTGATCAACAGCTGCGCGGTGACGGGCGAGGCCGAACGCCAGGTCAAACAAAGCATCCGCAAATTGCGCCGGGAAAATCCAGCCGCCAAAATATTGGTGACGGGATGTGCCGCCCAATTGCACCCGGGTGATTATGCCAACATGCCCGAGGTGAACGGCGTTTTTGGCAACCGCGAGAAACTGGATCCCATCCGGTTGGCTGAGTTTGTAGGGGTAAAACTTCAAGAATTGCCCGTGACACCAACCCCGGTCGCTGTTCAAAACATCATGGAGGTGCGGGAAACCGCCCATCATCTGCTGAGCGGGGTTGACCAGCGCACCCGTGCCTTCCTGCAAATTCAGCAGGGCTGCGATCACCGCTGCACCTTCTGCATCATTCCCTATGCCCGCGGCAACAGCCGCAGCACGCCCGCGGATCAGATCATCCACCAAATCCAGCATTTAATGGAAGCGGGGGTCGGGGAAGTGGTATTGACGGGGGTTGACATCACCTCCTACGGCCCAGATTTGGCCAACCCATTGACCTTGGGCGAGCTGACCCAACAGATTTTGCGGCAGGTGCCGGAACTCAAGCGCCTGCGCTTATCCTCGATCGACCCGATTGAAATGGATTCGGCCTTATGGGAAGCGGTGAAAAGCGAACCCCGGCTGATGCCCCATCTGCATTTAAGCCTGCAGGCGGGCGACACCATGATTTTAAAGCGCATGAAACGCCGCCATTCCGCCGAACAGGCCGTGAAACTGTGTGATGATTTGCGCGGCATGCGATCCGATATCGCCTTGGGGGCGGATATCATTGCCGGATTCCCAACCGAGGATGAGGCGATGTTCCAAAACAGCCTGCGCCATGTGCAGGAATGCGGCATCAGTTTCCTGCATGTGTTCCCTTATTCCTCGCGTACGGGAACGCCAGCTGCTAAAATGCCGCAAGTACCGGTTGAGGTGCGGCGGGAACGGGCAGGGCGTTTGCGGGAAATGGGGGACCTACAGCGGCAATTATTCTTCCAAAGCCAACAGGGCAAAATCCAACAGATATTGGTTGAAAAAACCGAAAGTGATTATGCAACCGGCCACAGCCAACATTTCGCCCCGGTGCGGTTAAGCATGCCCGCCAAAATCGGCAGCATTGTGCAAGCCACCGCCACCGGTTGGCAACCTACCAATTTGCTGGCGGATATCCAAGGGCATGCCGCATGA
- a CDS encoding 23S rRNA (pseudouridine(1915)-N(3))-methyltransferase RlmH, with translation MTQIHIFSVGKWKKGPEKDLYDHFHARMKWQIVLHQMDDKAASFLTPDQVRDNQAEKLLPLLAKTPLAYRIALDEKGQQLSSLQLAGQFQQCFNQSLIPTFLIGGDHGLRHDIVKNAHLTLSFGKVTWPHLLVLGLLSEQLYRTQQILAGHPYHRSS, from the coding sequence ATGACCCAGATTCACATCTTCAGCGTCGGAAAGTGGAAAAAAGGCCCGGAAAAGGACTTATATGACCATTTTCATGCCCGTATGAAATGGCAGATAGTATTACATCAGATGGATGACAAGGCTGCTTCTTTCCTAACGCCTGATCAGGTGAGGGACAACCAGGCGGAAAAATTGTTGCCTTTACTTGCCAAAACCCCGCTTGCTTACCGGATTGCCTTGGATGAAAAAGGCCAACAGCTATCTAGCCTGCAACTGGCTGGGCAATTCCAGCAATGCTTCAACCAATCCTTGATCCCCACTTTTTTAATTGGTGGTGATCACGGCTTACGGCACGATATCGTTAAAAACGCCCATTTAACTTTATCTTTCGGCAAAGTGACATGGCCACATTTATTGGTGTTGGGGTTGCTTTCCGAACAGCTGTACCGGACGCAGCAAATTTTGGCCGGTCATCCCTATCACCGCTCAAGCTAG
- a CDS encoding 2,3-bisphosphoglycerate-independent phosphoglycerate mutase, whose amino-acid sequence MKTQSLQRRPVVLCILDGWGYREERTDNAVLQANAPNWRQIIEKYPHALVEASELYVGLPEGQMGNSEVGHMNMGAGRVIMQDLPKINQAVRDGSLPRNPVLQQFIENLRQNGGTCHLMGLVSPGGIHSHQDQLAALAQIISHAGIPIAFHAFLDGRDTPPKSAQEFMQQLIAVTQSLHSFRIATIGGRYYAMDRDKRWERINLAYECMVNAQGQRADHWLTAIEEAYKRGESDEFVKPTVLAGYEGMKDGDGVLMGNFRSDRVRQILAALLDKNFKAFPRSRQIRFTTALGMTEYSEELAQMMSCLFPSEPLVNTLGEVVAKAGLKQLRIAETEKYPHVTFFFNGGEEKLFKGEERILIPSPKVATYDLQPEMSAYEVTNRLVEAIESKKFDFLVVNYANTDMVGHSGNLAATILAVEAVDRCLGRIKTAIEKLNGAMLITADHGNAEMMSDTKTGQPHTAHTLNPVPVVLIHSQPKLQLHHGKLADIAPTLLQILGLPQPVEMKGQSLIDP is encoded by the coding sequence ATGAAAACCCAGTCCCTACAGCGCCGCCCAGTAGTTTTATGCATTTTGGACGGCTGGGGATACCGGGAGGAGCGGACCGATAACGCTGTTTTACAAGCGAACGCACCGAATTGGCGGCAAATCATTGAAAAATACCCGCATGCCTTGGTCGAAGCTTCGGAATTATATGTAGGCTTGCCGGAGGGGCAGATGGGAAATTCAGAAGTTGGCCATATGAATATGGGGGCAGGCCGGGTCATCATGCAGGATTTGCCAAAAATAAATCAAGCAGTACGCGATGGCAGCTTGCCTAGAAACCCTGTTTTACAACAATTCATTGAAAACCTGCGCCAAAACGGTGGAACTTGCCATTTGATGGGCTTGGTCTCACCGGGCGGCATCCATTCCCACCAAGACCAATTGGCGGCTTTGGCGCAAATCATCAGCCACGCTGGTATTCCTATTGCTTTTCATGCCTTTCTCGACGGGCGCGATACCCCTCCCAAAAGCGCCCAGGAATTTATGCAGCAATTAATTGCCGTCACTCAATCATTGCATTCTTTCCGGATCGCCACCATTGGCGGGCGGTACTATGCCATGGACCGCGACAAAAGGTGGGAGCGCATTAATCTGGCCTATGAATGCATGGTCAATGCCCAAGGACAACGGGCCGACCATTGGTTGACAGCCATTGAAGAGGCGTACAAGCGTGGTGAAAGCGACGAATTTGTTAAACCGACCGTGCTTGCAGGCTATGAGGGCATGAAAGACGGCGATGGCGTGTTGATGGGCAATTTTCGATCCGACCGCGTCCGGCAAATATTAGCGGCCCTCCTGGACAAGAACTTCAAGGCTTTCCCGCGCTCACGCCAAATCCGTTTTACGACCGCCTTAGGCATGACCGAATATTCGGAGGAATTAGCCCAAATGATGTCCTGTCTTTTCCCTAGTGAACCTTTGGTCAATACGTTGGGGGAAGTGGTTGCCAAAGCTGGCTTAAAACAGCTGCGTATTGCCGAAACGGAAAAATACCCGCATGTCACTTTCTTTTTTAACGGTGGCGAGGAAAAGTTATTCAAGGGGGAGGAACGGATTTTAATCCCCTCTCCCAAAGTGGCCACCTATGATTTGCAGCCGGAGATGTCAGCCTATGAAGTGACAAACAGGTTGGTGGAGGCTATTGAAAGTAAAAAGTTTGATTTTTTGGTCGTCAATTATGCCAATACCGATATGGTCGGCCATTCCGGCAATTTGGCTGCCACCATTTTAGCAGTGGAGGCCGTTGACCGCTGTTTGGGGCGGATCAAAACCGCGATTGAAAAATTAAACGGCGCCATGCTAATCACCGCCGATCACGGCAACGCAGAAATGATGAGCGATACCAAGACTGGCCAACCCCATACGGCCCATACGTTAAATCCGGTGCCGGTCGTTTTAATCCATTCCCAACCAAAATTGCAATTACATCATGGAAAATTGGCAGACATTGCCCCTACTTTATTACAAATTTTGGGTTTACCCCAACCCGTGGAGATGAAAGGGCAATCCCTTATTGACCCATAA
- a CDS encoding peptidoglycan DD-metalloendopeptidase family protein: protein MTSQVEKYRDFYRNMWVIGQHIRHLCMFWAARILPGLSIGLLSIPFLVPLANGQTNPNLALAEIEKIRQELIVVSKQAQQQQQTLAGLEHKLEELEETEKAKIQTLANQQQEIGGLILILVRISSSPPEALAFSQNSIVDIVRTAILVETTIQQLHQRSVALEKELGNLQQIRLQITNQHLQINQSAQNFALVEQKLSALLAQRQQWNNLPSSDRQNFIDRVNKLTQDAKDLRELLAKFSELPSAPDLTVAIDIETLQPSHNPQPNSSVSVVALRLEKPKNFQNFPTRSSTLTPPVQGKVVGFFNKTYDTTEILRGLFIETNNSAPVLAPFDGQIKFRGQFRSYGEILIIEHGRGYHTVIGGLGKIDAEIGQWFLAGEPMGVMAHTPGKKPRLYFELRQQGQPIDPLPWLNFVRRE, encoded by the coding sequence ATGACAAGCCAGGTGGAAAAATATAGAGATTTTTACCGCAATATGTGGGTTATTGGCCAACATATCCGACACTTATGTATGTTTTGGGCAGCAAGAATTTTGCCCGGCCTCAGCATCGGGCTTTTATCCATCCCTTTCCTGGTTCCGTTGGCGAATGGCCAGACCAATCCCAATCTGGCCCTAGCGGAAATTGAAAAAATCCGTCAGGAGTTAATTGTTGTTTCCAAACAAGCGCAACAGCAGCAGCAAACGCTTGCTGGTCTAGAACACAAACTGGAGGAATTGGAAGAAACCGAAAAAGCGAAAATCCAAACCTTGGCTAATCAACAACAAGAAATTGGCGGGCTGATTTTAATCCTTGTCCGTATTTCCTCCTCACCGCCCGAAGCTTTGGCTTTCAGCCAAAATTCCATTGTCGATATTGTGCGGACAGCGATTTTGGTGGAAACCACTATCCAGCAGTTACACCAACGCAGCGTGGCTTTGGAAAAAGAATTAGGCAATTTGCAACAAATCCGTCTCCAAATCACTAACCAACATTTACAAATTAACCAATCCGCACAAAATTTCGCCCTGGTTGAACAAAAATTATCGGCGCTTTTAGCTCAGCGCCAACAATGGAATAATCTGCCCTCTTCCGATCGGCAAAATTTTATCGACCGCGTCAATAAATTGACCCAAGACGCTAAAGATTTACGCGAGCTTTTGGCTAAATTCAGTGAATTGCCTTCTGCCCCCGACCTTACAGTGGCAATCGATATTGAAACTTTACAACCATCCCATAACCCGCAGCCTAATTCTTCCGTTTCCGTTGTCGCCCTTCGGTTAGAAAAACCAAAAAACTTTCAAAATTTCCCAACACGCTCCAGCACCCTAACCCCGCCCGTCCAAGGCAAAGTTGTAGGATTTTTTAATAAAACTTATGATACCACTGAAATATTGCGGGGGCTTTTTATTGAAACCAATAATAGCGCCCCTGTCTTAGCGCCTTTTGACGGTCAGATAAAATTCCGCGGCCAATTCCGCAGTTACGGTGAAATATTGATTATTGAGCACGGGCGGGGATACCACACGGTAATCGGGGGTTTAGGTAAAATTGATGCGGAAATTGGTCAATGGTTTTTAGCAGGTGAGCCGATGGGGGTCATGGCTCATACACCAGGCAAAAAACCGCGGCTTTATTTTGAATTGCGCCAACAGGGCCAACCCATTGATCCGTTGCCCTGGTTAAATTTTGTACGAAGGGAATAA
- a CDS encoding S41 family peptidase, whose protein sequence is MLGGKIFLSWGLLAFLLIPAGFLQAQTAPNKLSETYQQLNLFNQVFDMIRMGYPEPVDDKELIEGALKEMASSLDPHSQYLSSKDISAEEEPETGYGGIGVIVEMADGAIKVTEPVEGSPADQAAIQADDLIVKIDGQELSNIPFDQAIIKLRGPIDSKVIVSIKRGQQPIFDVELTRALIQSKIVRSRIERNHIAYIQITTFEGDPYKEFVEQLNKLKAQTGNHLIGMVLDLRGNLGGWVKQAVLVADAFLDKGEIGSTVSEYQQRTDRYQATPGDMIDGLPLIILVNEQSASASEILAAALQDQGRAIILGVRTYGKATAWNRFEMEGGGVLQLTTSFAYGPSGKSWQIRGIQPDIVVEQGTFTPEIVSREYTEEKYPNALKNPLAETAPNPSTAVVSSKRLKDNQLQQALNMLEAIHILGPSH, encoded by the coding sequence ATGCTAGGGGGCAAAATTTTCTTGAGTTGGGGATTGTTAGCCTTTCTCCTTATTCCTGCCGGATTCTTGCAAGCGCAAACCGCGCCAAATAAATTATCGGAAACTTATCAGCAGCTGAACCTGTTTAACCAAGTTTTTGATATGATCCGCATGGGGTATCCAGAGCCGGTTGATGACAAAGAACTGATTGAGGGGGCACTTAAAGAAATGGCGTCCAGCCTTGATCCCCATTCCCAATATTTAAGTTCCAAAGACATCTCGGCAGAAGAGGAACCCGAAACAGGTTACGGGGGAATTGGCGTTATTGTTGAGATGGCCGACGGAGCTATTAAAGTTACGGAACCGGTCGAAGGTTCCCCTGCGGACCAGGCGGCAATTCAAGCGGATGATTTGATTGTCAAAATTGATGGGCAGGAACTTTCAAACATCCCATTTGATCAGGCTATTATCAAGTTACGCGGCCCCATTGATAGTAAAGTAATCGTTTCGATTAAGCGGGGGCAACAACCCATTTTTGACGTGGAACTAACGCGCGCATTGATCCAATCAAAAATCGTCCGTTCAAGGATTGAGCGGAACCATATTGCTTATATCCAAATTACTACCTTTGAAGGCGATCCTTATAAGGAATTCGTCGAACAGTTGAATAAATTAAAAGCGCAGACAGGCAACCATTTGATTGGGATGGTTTTGGATTTGCGTGGCAATTTGGGTGGATGGGTGAAACAAGCGGTATTGGTTGCTGACGCTTTCTTAGATAAAGGGGAGATCGGATCGACTGTTTCAGAATACCAGCAACGCACCGACCGGTATCAAGCAACCCCTGGGGATATGATTGATGGCTTGCCGTTAATTATATTGGTTAATGAACAAAGCGCTTCAGCCTCAGAAATCTTAGCTGCCGCTTTGCAAGATCAGGGTCGCGCTATTATCTTGGGGGTGCGCACATATGGGAAAGCAACGGCTTGGAACCGCTTTGAAATGGAAGGGGGCGGGGTTTTACAATTAACAACTAGCTTTGCTTATGGCCCATCCGGCAAGTCCTGGCAAATACGCGGCATTCAACCAGATATTGTTGTTGAACAAGGCACCTTCACCCCTGAGATCGTCTCCCGCGAATATACAGAAGAAAAATATCCCAATGCCTTGAAAAACCCCCTTGCCGAAACCGCGCCCAACCCGTCAACTGCCGTTGTTTCTAGTAAGAGACTGAAAGACAACCAATTGCAGCAGGCGCTGAACATGTTAGAAGCAATTCATATACTGGGCCCATCCCACTAA